The following are from one region of the Lytechinus pictus isolate F3 Inbred chromosome 4, Lp3.0, whole genome shotgun sequence genome:
- the LOC129258914 gene encoding uncharacterized protein LOC129258914 produces MERIILLFTLMFSAALGLSFRNQPDTVTAYAGDTIYMRCDLNLGEVAGSSVHVTWIKSDNKNPTTYISIRGHFVHSFIGRFSIAGDTTRGEHDLMIQDVQYEDAGLYYCQVSGPGGTVITSVMGRLTVRVPIPIPTCSMTPSSPRVGQRVTFICRQQMHPSVDYEVLNWWNETSRSRIQQQGRYSDGSIFFTRLLSDSDQGQQFVCSQSQVFVEGERNCTVVPLPAAEVSTIANPLETIVINPTVKYVAEGSSATFGCQSRAAPVSRWVFGYGSKASKVRQSRGRFLVSADRSEFTVIRTTSNDNNTAVRCIVLLPSEEKLVAESILKVLPSDTQPSAGNSRLPPPPPIITTQATTTERPSTRSTRMTSNGPTRHRDTPTVNDPIIGQGTSNNANTGKGSQPDFSDGKSVSNVQTTPIKAEVTTKVTTKPAETSTRRDVVQIGANTDIDPGVLATDANVNQNHAGAPKIQTGGGYRVIDSGNTHQVSNQERPDQGSSSSGIVGAVMGSLLIIALIVLIIFLIKTKRYPKSVPTWIPPHVVAALKRPIDMVKKSSSDAGQGGGSEKSSKGNAPMRMKQIEVVVNPPPPEWQFRLKDVESNSGQVGTYAVTPRESHMLDGPVYANITPDLSKTQTHAVQDDHELDDDDDDSLFSSDFDDDLDLEGEIAAELVARSCESEGNSEDSIKDKKSKNVEGLVYAQLDMGPDAQKRSTVFIEGEKTQYAHIKVGNPAKPKYQRH; encoded by the coding sequence ATGGAGCGGATTATTTTACTCTTCACACTGATGTTTTCTGCAGCTCTTGGTTTGTCTTTCAGGAACCAACCAGACACAGTGACAGCATATGCAGGGGATACGATATACATGCGATGTGATTTGAATTTGGGAGAGGTAGCTGGTTCGAGCGTGCATGTGACTTGGATTAAATCTGATAATAAAAACCCCACGACATACATCAGCATCCGAGGACACTTTGTGCATTCGTTTATCGGGCGATTCAGCATCGCAGGAGACACGACCCGGGGTGAGCACGACCTGATGATTCAAGATGTCCAGTACGAGGACGCTGGTTTATACTACTGCCAAGTATCTGGGCCAGGTGGGACGGTCATCACGTCCGTTATGGGGAGGTTGACGGTTCGAGTCCCCATCCCAATCCCTACATGTTCGATGACCCCGTCTAGTCCACGTGTTGGCCAGAGGGTGACATTCATATGCAGGCAGCAGATGCATCCGAGTGTGGACTATGAAGTGCTTAACTGGTGGAACGAGACATCAAGGAGTAGGATCCAGCAACAAGGAAGATACTCAGATGGATCCATATTCTTCACCAGGTTGCTCTCCGACAGTGACCAAGGTCAGCAGTTTGTCTGCAGCCAGTCTCAGGTCTTCGTCGAAGGCGAACGGAACTGCACAGTCGTTCCTCTTCCAGCAGCGGAGGTATCGACCATAGCTAATCCTTTAGAGACTATTGTCATCAATCCCACTGTCAAGTATGTTGCCGAAGGTAGCAGTGCAACCTTCGGTTGCCAATCAAGAGCTGCACCTGTGTCGAGATGGGTTTTTGGCTACGGAAGCAAGGCATCAAAAGTACGCCAGTCCAGGGGCAGGTTTCTCGTCTCTGCAGACCGTTCAGAATTCACCGTCATTCGGACGACCTCTAATGACAACAATACAGCAGTTAGATGCATTGTGCTACTGCCTTCAGAGGAAAAACTCGTAGCTGAATCTATTTTGAAAGTTTTACCATCTGACACTCAACCATCGGCCGGTAATTCTAGGTTACCCCCTCCACCACCTATTATAACCACCCAGGCAACTACGACTGAACGGCCTTCCACCCGATCCACCAGAATGACATCAAATGGACCTACGCGACACCGTGATACACCTACAGTAAATGATCCTATTATAGGTCAGGGTACAAGCAATAATGCTAACACAGGAAAAGGGTCACAACCGGACTTTTCTGACGGAAAATCAGTTAGCAATGTTCAAACTACCCCTATAAAGGCGGAGGTGACGACGAAGGTAACGACGAAGCCAGCGGAGACGTCAACAAGACGGGATGTTGTACAGATAGGAGCTAATACTGATATTGATCCAGGTGTCTTAGCGACGGATGCAAACGTTAATCAGAATCATGCAGGGGCGCCCAAGATCCAAACAGGTGGAGGATACAGAGTAATAGACAGTGGTAATACTCATCAGGTCTCCAACCAAGAACGACCCGATCAAGGAAGTAGCAGTTCGGGTATTGTTGGTGCAGTCATGGGCTCACTGCTCATAATCGCACTGATAGTCCTTATTATATTCTTGATCAAAACGAAGCGATACCCTAAGAGTGTCCCAACGTGGATTCCTCCTCACGTGGTAGCCGCTCTCAAGAGGCCCATAGACATGGTCAAGAAGTCCAGTTCTGATGCTGGTCAGGGTGGAGGATCGGAGAAGTCTTCCAAAGGAAATGCACCCATGCGGATGAAACAGATAGAAGTAGTTGTGAATCCCCCTCCTCCAGAGTGGCAGTTCCGTCTGAAGGATGTTGAAAGTAATAGCGGCCAGGTTGGAACTTACGCTGTAACTCCAAGGGAATCCCATATGCTGGATGGACCAGTTTATGCAAACATCACTCCAGATCTCTCTAAGACACAAACACATGCTGTCCAGGACGACCATGAACTcgacgacgatgacgacgatTCGTTGTTCTCGTCCGACTTCGACGACGATTTAGATCTCGAAGGCGAGATTGCGGCAGAACTTGTCGCGAGGTCGTGTGAATCGGAGGGAAACTCAGAAGACTCGATCAAAGATAAAAAGAGTAAGAATGTCGAAGGACTTGTGTATGCTCAGTTGGACATGGGACCAGATGCCCAAAAGAGGTCGACAGTATTTATTGAAGGAGAAAAGACTCAAT